The following are encoded together in the Nocardioides sp. Arc9.136 genome:
- a CDS encoding ABC transporter permease produces MSTAPTAPMTLDVSGTPKVPFARLVSVELRKIYDTRAGRWLLGAIVLITAAIMTIFFFAADQPERTFGNFIGISATPQGFLLPVLGILLVTSEWSQRTAMVTFALEPSRTKVIAAKTVAALIFGVAAFAAALVVAAVCTMLGGADGGFDDVETKLFVLFLALQLLTILQGLAYGLILLNTPAAIVTFFVLPIASSIVFSLVSALEDLAPWLDLSTAQAPLFNSFGGSGLSGEEYAQLATTSLIWIVLPFVLGLIRVLRAEVK; encoded by the coding sequence ATGAGCACCGCACCCACCGCTCCCATGACCCTCGACGTCTCGGGCACGCCGAAGGTGCCGTTCGCCCGGCTGGTGTCGGTCGAGCTGCGCAAGATCTACGACACCCGCGCCGGCCGCTGGCTGCTGGGCGCGATCGTCTTGATCACCGCGGCGATCATGACGATCTTCTTCTTCGCCGCCGACCAGCCCGAGCGCACGTTCGGCAACTTCATCGGCATCTCCGCCACCCCGCAGGGCTTCCTGCTCCCGGTCCTCGGCATCCTGCTGGTGACCAGCGAGTGGTCCCAGCGGACCGCGATGGTCACCTTCGCCCTCGAGCCGTCGCGGACGAAGGTCATCGCCGCCAAGACCGTCGCCGCGCTCATCTTCGGCGTCGCGGCCTTCGCCGCCGCCCTCGTGGTGGCTGCCGTGTGCACGATGCTGGGCGGGGCCGACGGCGGCTTCGACGACGTCGAGACGAAGCTCTTCGTGCTGTTCCTCGCGCTGCAGCTGCTCACGATCCTGCAGGGCCTGGCCTACGGCCTGATCCTGCTCAACACCCCCGCGGCGATCGTGACGTTCTTCGTGCTGCCGATCGCCTCGAGCATCGTGTTCAGCCTGGTCTCGGCGCTGGAGGACCTCGCGCCCTGGCTGGACCTGAGCACCGCGCAGGCACCGCTGTTCAACAGCTTCGGCGGGTCCGGGCTGTCCGGTGAGGAGTACGCCCAGCTGGCCACGACCTCGCTGATCTGGATCGTGCTGCCGTTCGTCCTCGGGTTGATCCGCGTGCTGCGGGCCGAGGTCAAGTAG
- the rph gene encoding ribonuclease PH, with protein sequence MTREDGRADDELRPVKITRGWLDHAAGSVLVEFGKTRVLCAASASEGVPRWRKGSGLGWVTAEYAMLPAATNTRSDRESVKGRIGGRTHEISRLIGRSLRAVIDYQALGENTIVLDCDVLQADGGTRTAAITGAYVALADAVASLRAAGALKGEPLTGSVAAISVGIIDGVPRLDLPYVEDVRAETDMNVVMTGAGKFVEVQGTAEGAAFDRSELDALLGLAEKGCADLTRLQQEALAR encoded by the coding sequence ATGACACGCGAAGACGGCCGGGCCGACGACGAGCTGCGCCCCGTGAAGATCACCCGCGGCTGGCTGGACCACGCCGCGGGCTCGGTGCTGGTGGAGTTCGGGAAGACCCGCGTCCTCTGCGCCGCCTCCGCCTCCGAGGGCGTCCCGCGCTGGCGCAAGGGCTCCGGCCTGGGCTGGGTCACAGCGGAGTACGCCATGCTCCCGGCCGCCACGAACACCCGCTCGGACCGGGAGTCGGTCAAGGGCCGCATCGGCGGCCGCACCCACGAGATCAGCCGGCTCATCGGCCGCTCGCTGCGCGCGGTGATCGACTACCAGGCGCTGGGGGAGAACACCATCGTCCTGGACTGCGACGTGCTCCAGGCCGACGGCGGCACCCGCACCGCGGCGATCACCGGGGCCTACGTCGCGCTGGCCGACGCCGTCGCCTCGCTGCGCGCCGCCGGCGCGCTGAAGGGCGAGCCGCTGACCGGCTCGGTCGCCGCGATCAGCGTGGGCATCATCGACGGCGTCCCCCGCCTCGACCTGCCCTACGTCGAGGACGTCCGCGCCGAGACCGACATGAACGTCGTGATGACCGGGGCCGGCAAGTTCGTGGAGGTCCAGGGCACCGCGGAGGGCGCCGCGTTCGACCGCAGCGAGCTCGACGCGCTGCTCGGGCTCGCCGAGAAGGGCTGCGCGGACCTCACCCGCCTGCAGCAGGAGGCGCTCGCCCGGTGA
- the rdgB gene encoding RdgB/HAM1 family non-canonical purine NTP pyrophosphatase yields MKVFLASRNAKKLAEMERIMREHAPAIEVVGLDDVPAYDEPVEDQPTFEGNALLKARAGLAATGLPSLADDSGICVDALNGMPGVLSARWSGPPKSDERNNELLLAQLSDVPDERRGAHFTCAVAFCHPGGELVVHGRMDGRVLHGVRGTGGFGYDVLFEADDHPGRSTAELTREDKDAISHRGRALREIAPLVADALG; encoded by the coding sequence GTGAAGGTCTTCCTGGCCTCGCGCAACGCGAAGAAGCTCGCGGAGATGGAGCGCATCATGCGCGAGCACGCACCCGCCATCGAGGTCGTCGGCCTCGACGACGTGCCGGCGTACGACGAGCCGGTCGAGGACCAGCCGACCTTCGAGGGCAACGCCCTGCTCAAGGCCCGGGCCGGCCTGGCCGCCACCGGGCTGCCCTCCCTGGCCGACGACTCGGGCATCTGCGTCGACGCGCTCAACGGCATGCCGGGCGTCCTGTCCGCCCGCTGGTCGGGACCGCCGAAGTCCGACGAGCGCAACAACGAGCTGCTGCTCGCCCAGCTGTCCGACGTGCCCGACGAGCGGCGGGGCGCCCACTTCACCTGCGCCGTGGCCTTCTGCCACCCCGGTGGCGAGCTGGTCGTGCACGGGCGGATGGACGGCCGGGTGCTGCACGGGGTCCGGGGGACCGGCGGCTTCGGGTACGACGTGCTGTTCGAGGCCGACGACCACCCGGGGCGCTCCACGGCGGAGCTGACCCGCGAGGACAAGGACGCCATCTCCCACCGCGGCCGCGCGCTGCGCGAGATCGCCCCGCTCGTCGCCGACGCGCTCGGCTGA
- a CDS encoding bile acid:sodium symporter family protein, with the protein MDSALTTVGLPIALAIIMFGLGLSLVPDDFRRVARAPRAVAVALACQLLLLPLLCFGLVELLDLPPLLAVGMMLLAASPGGTSANLFSHLFRGDVALNVSLTAINSVVAIASLPVITNLAIDHYGLGDEVSLQFSKVVEVFAVVLVPVVLGMLVRARAEAFALRMDRPVRTGSAVILAVLVLGILVDQRSSVGEYLADVGLAAAVFCALSLVVGYVVPRAAGVREAQAVASSMEIGVHNATLAIFVAVEVLDNTEISVPAAVYSVSMFVFAALWGLLLTKVLVRRGTAPAGSTPVA; encoded by the coding sequence ATGGACTCCGCGCTCACGACCGTCGGCCTGCCGATCGCGCTCGCGATCATCATGTTCGGCCTCGGCCTGTCCCTCGTGCCCGACGACTTCCGTCGCGTCGCCCGCGCCCCGCGGGCCGTGGCGGTCGCCCTGGCCTGCCAGCTCCTCCTGCTGCCCCTGCTCTGCTTCGGCCTCGTGGAGCTGCTGGACCTCCCGCCGCTGCTCGCGGTCGGCATGATGCTGCTGGCCGCGAGCCCCGGCGGGACCAGCGCGAACCTGTTCAGCCACCTGTTCCGCGGCGACGTGGCGCTGAACGTGTCGCTGACCGCGATCAACTCGGTGGTGGCCATCGCGTCCCTGCCGGTGATCACCAACCTCGCGATCGACCACTACGGCCTCGGCGACGAGGTCTCCCTGCAGTTCTCCAAGGTGGTCGAGGTCTTCGCGGTCGTCCTCGTGCCGGTCGTGCTCGGCATGCTGGTGCGTGCCCGCGCGGAGGCGTTCGCGCTGCGCATGGACCGACCGGTGCGCACCGGCTCGGCGGTCATCCTGGCCGTCCTGGTGCTCGGCATCCTGGTCGACCAGCGCTCGAGCGTCGGCGAGTACCTCGCCGACGTCGGCCTCGCCGCCGCGGTCTTCTGCGCCCTCTCCCTCGTCGTGGGGTACGTCGTGCCGCGTGCGGCCGGCGTCCGCGAGGCCCAGGCGGTCGCGTCGTCGATGGAGATCGGCGTGCACAACGCCACGCTGGCCATCTTCGTCGCCGTCGAGGTGCTCGACAACACCGAGATCTCGGTGCCCGCGGCGGTCTACTCGGTCTCCATGTTCGTCTTCGCGGCCCTGTGGGGGCTGCTGCTCACCAAGGTCCTCGTCCGCCGCGGCACCGCTCCCGCCGGGTCGACGCCCGTCGCCTGA